Proteins encoded together in one Mycobacterium simiae window:
- a CDS encoding TetR/AcrR family transcriptional regulator codes for MPSPVTNTREAQRLQTRARLFDAAVAEIAQCGLAGADVAAIAAATGVSRGTFYFHFPTKEHVLLELERAEEAKIVAKLATSRKAGGLRSMLTMLIRQVLAAEERLGPVVFRDMLALHFSATRPIEDETAEHPLAGFVIATIEDARAAGCLRRDADAAELGVIFLTGLFALLVTTASTKTRAALLDRYVTTIVHGMETP; via the coding sequence ATGCCATCGCCGGTGACGAACACCAGGGAGGCACAGCGACTCCAGACCCGCGCCCGCCTGTTCGACGCCGCCGTGGCCGAGATCGCGCAGTGCGGATTGGCGGGCGCAGACGTCGCCGCTATCGCCGCGGCCACCGGGGTGTCCCGCGGCACCTTCTACTTCCACTTCCCGACCAAAGAGCATGTGCTGCTCGAGCTGGAGCGAGCCGAAGAGGCCAAAATCGTCGCCAAGCTCGCCACGAGCCGCAAAGCCGGCGGCTTGCGGTCGATGCTGACGATGCTGATTCGTCAGGTATTGGCCGCCGAGGAGCGGCTCGGACCGGTGGTTTTCAGGGACATGCTGGCGCTGCACTTTTCGGCGACGCGCCCGATCGAAGACGAAACCGCCGAGCACCCGCTCGCCGGGTTCGTCATCGCCACCATCGAAGACGCGCGGGCCGCGGGATGCCTGCGCCGCGACGCGGACGCCGCCGAACTCGGCGTGATCTTCTTGACCGGCCTGTTCGCCTTGCTCGTCACCACCGCAAGCACCAAAACACGTGCCGCCCTCTTGGACCGCTACGTCACAACCATTGTTCACGGAATGGAGACACCATGA